The Enterococcus sp. 7F3_DIV0205 genome has a window encoding:
- a CDS encoding CitMHS family transporter, whose protein sequence is MLLTVLSYVMIIVFMFVIMKKKMSPFTALVLIPLIFALIAMFAGVSKKGSIGDFVMEGIKTTSTTGIMLLFAILYFSIMLDAGLFDPITKKMIHIAKGDPMKVLIATAVVAAAVSLNGDGTTTTLICCSAFIPIYKKLDMKLMNLAVIVILQNTIMNLLPWGGPTARAMSVLNVGAEILAYLIPGMIIALLYVIFIVAPSMGRKERARLGIKQLTDEEIDAMTTVTDEETLAIRRPKIWLFNAILTISLIALLVTDSFVGLGLPPLFLFLTGTVIALMVNYPVLKDQSSRIGANGGDAVQVVILVFAAGVFMGLFQGTGMADALAQSFTKIIPNQLAGFWGLVIALISAPGTFFISNDGFYFGVLPVLAEAGRAYGFTDMQMALASLMGQAFHLLSPLVAFIYLLLRLTGLDMGQWQKESAKWALGIFIIFVVTIILTGHMPLYIPQ, encoded by the coding sequence ATGTTATTAACTGTTTTGTCTTATGTGATGATCATCGTCTTTATGTTTGTCATCATGAAAAAGAAAATGTCACCGTTTACAGCTTTAGTTTTGATTCCACTTATTTTTGCTTTGATCGCAATGTTTGCGGGTGTTTCTAAGAAAGGCTCTATTGGAGACTTTGTTATGGAAGGGATTAAAACGACATCCACTACTGGTATCATGTTATTGTTTGCCATTCTTTATTTTTCAATCATGTTGGATGCTGGGTTATTTGACCCAATCACGAAAAAAATGATCCATATTGCTAAAGGCGATCCGATGAAAGTACTGATTGCTACAGCTGTTGTTGCAGCAGCCGTTTCTCTTAATGGAGATGGAACGACTACAACCTTGATTTGCTGTTCTGCTTTTATTCCTATTTATAAAAAATTGGATATGAAATTAATGAACTTAGCAGTCATTGTTATTTTGCAAAATACGATCATGAACTTACTTCCTTGGGGTGGACCAACAGCTCGCGCGATGAGTGTGTTGAATGTTGGGGCCGAAATTTTGGCTTACTTGATCCCTGGAATGATCATTGCCTTGCTTTATGTCATTTTCATCGTAGCGCCTTCTATGGGTAGAAAAGAGCGTGCTCGTCTTGGGATCAAACAACTGACAGACGAAGAAATCGATGCTATGACAACTGTTACAGATGAAGAAACATTAGCGATCCGCCGACCTAAAATTTGGTTATTCAATGCGATCTTAACGATTTCATTGATTGCCTTGTTAGTAACAGACTCATTTGTAGGTCTTGGATTACCTCCGTTGTTCTTATTCTTAACAGGTACAGTGATTGCTTTGATGGTCAACTATCCTGTCTTAAAAGACCAATCTTCTCGTATCGGTGCAAATGGCGGCGATGCTGTGCAAGTTGTTATCTTAGTGTTTGCTGCTGGTGTCTTCATGGGGCTTTTCCAAGGGACTGGTATGGCAGATGCATTAGCTCAAAGTTTCACAAAAATCATTCCAAATCAATTGGCTGGTTTCTGGGGCTTAGTCATTGCGTTGATTTCAGCTCCTGGTACTTTCTTTATTTCAAATGATGGATTCTACTTTGGTGTCTTACCTGTCTTAGCCGAAGCGGGTCGCGCTTATGGTTTTACCGATATGCAAATGGCTTTAGCTTCCTTGATGGGACAAGCATTCCACTTGTTAAGTCCATTGGTTGCCTTCATTTATCTATTACTTCGATTAACAGGTTTAGATATGGGGCAATGGCAAAAAGAATCAGCTAAATGGGCACTGGGCATCTTCATCATTTTTGTTGTAACAATCATCTTGACTGGTCATATGCCGCTTTATATCCCACAATAA